The sequence below is a genomic window from Oscillospiraceae bacterium.
AGGGCACCCCTTCGCACCCGGGGGTGGGGGGCAGCCAGCCGTACACGTAGCCGAACGGGTCCATATGGGCGTTCTGGAGCCCCAGCTGGCTCAGCTCGGCGGCCAGGGCCTGGCCCAGGACCTTCTGCTTCTCCGTGGTGGGGCTGGTTTCGCTGTCCTCGTCGGAGCGGGTGTCGTAGGAAACATACCTCAAAAAGCGTTCGACTGCGGTCATAGCCAGCATCCTTTCTCCTCCCCCGACAGCGCGCCCGCATTGTCTATTGACGCGGGGACGGCGGGGGGCTAAACTGGATTTATTGGATAGTACCCATTTTACCACAGAAGGAGCGGATTTTCCATGGCGACAATGCGGGAATTTTCCTACCCCTCCGGCGACGGCCTCCATCAGATTTGGGCCACCGAGTGGCTGCCGGAGCACTGCGCCCCCCGGGCGGTGGTGCAGATCGTCCACGGCATCTCGGAGTACGTGGGCCGCTACGCGCCCTACGCCGAGTTCCTGACCGGCCACGGCTTCGCCGTGGTGGGGGACGACCACCTGGGCCACGGCCGCACGGCCCGGCCCGGCGAGTACGGCTTTATCGCGGAATCCGGCGGCTGGGACATCCTGGCCGGCGACGTGCACGAGCTGCGGGTGCTGGAGGGGGAGCGTTTCCCGGACGTGCCCTACTTTATCCTGGGCCACTCCATGGGCTCCTTCCTCACCCGGACCTACCTGATCCGCTGGCCGGGCAGCGTGGACGGGGCCGTCCTCTCGGGTACCGGGCAGGAGGCCCCCGTGACCGTGGCCTTCGGCAAGGGGCTGGCCGGGCTGCTGTGCAGGACCCGGGGGCCCCGCTCGGTGAGCAGGCTGATTACAAGCCTCTCCCTGGGGGCCTACAACAAGCAGTTCAAGCCCAACCGCACCGGCTCGGACTGGATCTCCCGGGACGAGGCCCAGGTGGACGCCTACGTGGCCGACCCGATGTGCTCCTTCGTGCCCACGGTGGGCATGTTCCGGGACATGATGGGGGGCCTGCAATTCATCGCGGACCCCGAAAACCTCAGGCGCATGGACCCGGACACCCCGGTTTACATCTACTCCGGGGACAAGGATCCCGTGGGGGGCAGCGGCGCGGGGGTGCGGAAGGTTCACGGCTTCTTCCAGAGCGCGGGAGTGAAGGATTTGACGCTCAAGCTCTACCCCGGCGGGCGGCACGAGATGCACAACGAGCTCAACCGGGACGAGGTGTTCGCCGACACCCTGGCCTGGCTGGAGGGGCACATGGCCCGTTCGGCGGCGTCTGTAGAGACGGCCCATGCGTGATCTCCCCAAAGCGGCTTCTTGCAATCTGCGTTGGCTTCTTTTCTGGCCGTTCCACCCCGGCTTTTGGGATTTTCCACCTGCCGGATAACAGCGGCATGGCAACCGAACAATGAGGTAAGAAAACACCGATCCAACCGCTCCAGTATTACATCACGCTTGCGATTTCAGCCGTATATGGGATTGCTGTCACCGTCTACTTTTGGGTATTCCCGTGTGTTTTATCCTTCCAATGGCGCGAGCCGCTGTGTTCTACGGTTGGCGCACTGGAACAGTTGAATGCGGCCGGAGAGGTAGAGCATTTTCAAGGAAGAACGGAACGCCCGAAAAAGGGATTCTTCATCATTGTGCCCTGGCACAAGACTTGAAAAGCGCCTTAGGGGGATAAGGCGAACAACGGCGGGCGATTCGTGAATCGCCCCTACATGCCTGGAGCGGCGGGCCGATGTGGGCATCGGCCCCTACGAGCGCCAAGCGCTGTGCGGAGCATAGCAGTACGTGCGGCTTTTATAGGCAGTCCTTGAATCGCAACTACTTTCAAGTTTTGGCGGGTCATGTGCCGCAGGGGCGGCAGCCCTATTCGCCTCAAGTGCCAGGCCGAACCGAGCCCTGAGCGCTGCCAAGTCTTGCAGGTTACCTGAACCGCACCGCCGCGGGGCCCCGGGTCCAGGGGCCGAAGCCCCTGGTTGTTTCTTCCCGGGGTTCTTTGCAAGCAAAGAATCCCGCCGCCGGAGGCCGGGCCTCCAAAATAGGAGACGGATTGCCGCGTCGGCCCCGCGGGGCCTCCTCGCAATGACTGGCCGCCTTATCCCCCAAAGGCGCGTACCGTTAGACGATTTCTTACATTTAGCCCAAAACGTGGGCCCGGCCTTATGATAAGGCCGGGCCCACGTTTTTTGTCCTTTTATGCCTTCTGGGCCTCCCGCCAGGCCAGCACGTCCTCCAGGTTGTCCAGCAGGAAGCGGCGGGCCTCGGCGCTGTACTGCACCGCCACGTACACGCCGTACTGCCCCTCCCGCTCCACGGGGGTGATGCCCAGGGCGATGCCCTGGGCGGTGGGCTCCTTGCGCCGCTTGCCGGGGGCGGTCTCCACCTCCCGGAGGAAGCCCTTTTCCACCAGGTAGCCGGTGAAGGCGGTGGTGGGCACCTTGGTCCGGGTCACCCCGCCCCCCGCCGCCTCGTTCACCGCCGCCACGAACTCGCTGATGGTCTCCGGCGCCGGTCCGATGGGCACGGCGTCCTTCTCCTCCTGCGTCATGCGGAAGGGGCCCTTTTTGGGCCGGGGCCCCCGCTGGCCCCGCTCCATCAGGTTTCCGTCCTCCCGCAGCACCCCCGCCACGTAAAAGAAGCAGCGGATCAGCCTGGGCTGGTTGAGGACCGCGTCCTCCGGCAGCTCCACGCCGCTGATGGGGTCGATCCCCTGCGCCAGCTGCTCCATATAGGCCTGCGCCCGGCGCAGCTTGTCCAGATCGTTCATACGTCCACCTCCAACACTGATTACTATAATTTTATCTCTTCGTGTTAGTAATGTCAATCCAATCAATTTCAATCACGTCCAGTCAGTGGTTCTGAAATATTTTGAAGTTATTTGATTGATTGTGCTTGACATTGATTGTTCCTGGTGCTATCATACACACAGAAAGAAAAAAGCCCCATCCGGGCCCGGAAGGAGCAATTCCCCATGCTGACACAGGAACGCTATCAACTGATACTCAGCTTGCTGGCGGAGAAAAACGCGGTGACGGTGGCCGAGCTGACCCAGGCGCTGGGCGCGTCGGAGGCCACCGTGCGCCGGGATCTGAACGCGCTGGACGAGATGGGCCGCCTGCACAAGGTCCACGGCGGCGCCACCGCCCTGGGCGGCACCTTCGTCCCCGGCGAGCCGGACATGAGCACCAAGTCGGCCCTCCACGTGGCCGAGAAGCAGGCCATCGGCGCCTACGCCGCGGGCCTCGTCACCGACGACGACTTCGTGTACCTCGACGCGGGCTCCTCCACCGGGGCCATCATCGACCGTCTGGTTCCCAGCCGCGCCACCTTCGTCACCAACGGCATCGACCACGCCCGGCGCCTCACCCAAAAAGGGCTGAAGGCCTTCATCCTGGGCGGGCAGTTCAAGTCCACCACCGAGGCCATCGTGGGGGCCATGGCCCTGCACAGCCTGCGGCAGTACAACTTTACCAAGTGCTTCCTGGGGGCCAACGGCGTGGATCTGGCCGCGGGCTTCACCACGCCGGACAGCGAGGAGGCCATGCTCAAGTCCGAGGCCATGAACCGCGCCTACCTCTCGTTCGTGCTGTGCGACCACAGCAAATTCCGGCTGGTCTCCCCCGTCACCTTCGCGCCCCTGAACAAGGCCTGCATCCTCACCGACCGCCTGGACGACGAGGCCTACCGCAAGGAGACCGTGGTCAAGGTCATCAAGGAGGGCAACGCGCAATGATCTACACACTCACCTTCAATCCCGCCCTGGACTACGCCGTCTATCTGGACAGCTTCGGCCTGGGCGAGACAAACCGCACCGTCCGGGAGGAGCTCTCCTGCGGCGGCAAGGGCATCAACGTGTCCATCGTGCTCCACCGCCTGGGGGTGGAGAGCGTGGCCCTGGGCTTCCTGGCCGGGTTCACGGGGGTCATCCTCCAGTCCTGGGTCCACGAAATCGGGGTGAAGTCCGACTTCATCCAGATCCCCGACGGCATGAGCCGCATTAACGTCAAGATCAAGTACCGGGGCGAGACCGAAATCAACGGCCGGGGCCCCGACATCCCCGCCGCCGCGCTGGAAGCCCTCTTTGGCAAGCTGGACGCCCTGGGGGAGGGGGACACCCTGGTCATCTCCGGCAGCATCCCCGCCTCCCTGCCCGCCGACGTCTACGAGCAGATCCTGGCCCGGCTGGACGGCCGGGGCATCCGCTTCGTGGTGGACGCCACCGGCGCGCTGCTGGAAAACGTGCTGGAGTACCACCCCTTCCTGATAAAGCCCAACCACGAGGAGCTGGGCGAGCTGTGCGGCCGGGTCCTCGCCCCGTCGGACACCGGGGGCATCACCGCCTGCGCCCGCACCCTCCAGTCCAAGGGGGCCCGCAACGTGCTGGTCTCCATGGCCGGGGACGGGGCCCTGCTGCTCACCGAGCACGGCCAGATCCTCCGCCAGGGCGCGGCCAAGGGCACGGTGAAGAACTCCGTGGGCGCGGGGGACTCCATGGTGGCCGGCTTCCTGGCCGGGTACGCCGGGAGCGGCAGCTACGCCAAGGCCCTGCGCCTGGGCGCCGCCGCCGGCGGGGCCACCGCCTTCTCCGACGGCCTGGCCGAGGCCGGGGACGTGCAGGCCGTGCTGGCAACCCTGTAACAAGCGAATCCCGTCAACCGGGAGATGAAAGGATGAATATGATGCGCATTACAGACTTACTGCGCGCGCAGGGCGTCCGCCTGAACGCGGCCCCCGCCGACAAGACCGCCGCCGTCGAGGCGCTGGTGGAGCTCCAGGCCAAGGCGGGCAATCTCACCGACCGGGAGGGCTACAAGGCCGACATCCTGGCCCGGGAGGCCCAGGGCAGCACCGCCATCGGCAGCGGCATCGCCGTGCCCCACGCCAAGTCCCGCGCCGTGGCGCGGCCGGGCCTTGCCGCCATGACCGTGCCCGGCGGCGTGGACTACGACGCCCCCGACGGACAGCCCAGCAAGCTCTTCTTCATCATCGCCGCCCCCCAGGACGGCGGGGACACCCACCTGGAGATCCTCTCCCGCCTGATGGTGATGCTGATGGACGGGGAATTCTGCGCAAAGCTGCTCGCCGCCAAGGACGCCGGGGAATTCCTGGCCCTCATCGACGCCCAGGAGGCCGCCAAGTACCCCGACGAGGTTCAGGCCGCCCCCGCCGCCGCGCAGGAGGCCAAGCCCCAGGGCTACCGCATCCTGGCGGTCACCGCCTGCCCCACCGGCATCGCCCACACCTACATGGCGGCCGAGGCCCTGGAGAAGAAGGGCCGGGAGCTGGGCCTGCCCCTGAAGGCCGAGACCCAGGGCTCCGGCGGGGCCAAGAACATCCTCACCCGCGCCGAGATCGCCGCCTGCGACGGCATCATCGTCGCCGCCGACAAGAACGTGGATCTGGCCCGCTTCGACGGCAAGCCTGTGCTGCGCGCGGCGGTGAGCGACGGCATCAACAAGCCCCAGGCCCTCATTGAGAAGCTGGAGAGCGGCGCCGTGCCGGTCTACCGCCACGAGGGCGGCGGCGTCCAGGCCGACGAGGGCCGGGAGAGCGTGGGCCGCCAGATCTACAAGCACCTGATGAACGGCGTCAGCCACATGCTGCCCTTCGTCATCGGCGGCGGCATCCTGATCGCCCTGGCCTTCCTGCTGGACGACCCCGCCCTTGGGTACGCCACCTTCGGCACCAACACCCCCGCGGCCGCCTGGTTCAAGAACATCGGCGGCGTGGCCTTCAACTTTATGCTGCCCATCCTGGCGGGCTACATCGCCATGTCCATCGCCGACCGGCCCGGCCTGATGGTGGGCTTCGTGGGCGGCGCGCTGGCCGCCTCCGGCGCCTCCTTCCTCAACCCCGCCGCGGTGGACGCCGTCCCCGCCGGCTTTTTGGGCGCGCTGCTGGCCGGCTTCATCGGCGGCTACCTGATGCTCTTCCTGCGCAAGGTGTGCGACAAGCTGCCCCGGGCCCTGGAGGGCATCAAGCCCGTGCTCATCTACCCCCTGCTGGGGCTGGCGCTCATCGGGGTGATCATGTGCGCCATCAACCCCTTCGTGGGTATGCTCAACTCCGCCATCTACAGCGGCCTGGAGTCCATGGGCGAGGGCAGCAAGATCCTCCTGGGCGTGGTAGTGGCCGGCATGATGGCCATCGACATGGGCGGCCCCTTCAACAAGGCGGCCTACCTCTTCGGCACCTCCACCCTGGCCACCGCAGACCTGGCCCTGGGCGGCTCCCCCGTCATGGCCGCCGTCATGATCGGCGGCATGGTGCCCCCCATCGCCATCGCCCTGGCCTGCACCTTCTTTAAAAACCGCTTCACCCCCGACGAGCGCAAGAACGGCTACGTGAACTACATCATGGGCCTTTGCTTCATCACCGAGGGCGCCATCCCCTTCGCCGCGGGCGACCCCCTGCGCGTCATCCCCTCCTGCATCGTGGGCTCGGCGGTGGCCGGCGGGCTGTCCATGCTCTTCGGCTGCGCCTCCCCCGCGCCCCACGGCGGCCTGTTCGTCTTCCCCGTGATGCACAACGTGCTCATGTACGTGGTGGCGCTGGCGGTGGGCTCCGCGGTGGGTATGCTGATGCTGGCCCTGCTGAAAAAGAAGAGGGCGTAGGGCGTGGCGGGGCTGAATTGGGCCGTGCTGGGCACCGGGGTCATCGCCAACGAGATGGCCTCGGCCCTGCGGGCCATGGGCAGGAACCTGTACGCCGTGGGCAGCCGCACCCCGGAAAAGGCCCGCGCCTTCGCCGAAGCCTACGGCGCACCCAAGTATTACAGCGATTTCCACGACATGTTCTCCGACCCCGGGGTGGACGTCATCTACCTCGCCACCCCCCACAACACCCACATCGGCTTCCTGGAGCAGGCCCTCTCCCACGGCAAGCACGTGCTGTGCGAGAAGTCCATCACCCTCAGCTCGGCGGAGCTCTCCCGGGCGGAGGCCCTGGCCCAGGCCCACGGCGCGGTGCTGGCCGAGGCCATGACCATCTACCACATGCCCCTCTACAAGCAGCTTGTCCGCCGGGCGCAGGCGGGGGAGTTCGGCCGGGTCAACCTGGTGCAGACCAATTTCGGCAGCTGCAAGGACTACGACATGTCAAACCGCTTCTTCAACAAGGCGCTGGCGGGCGGGGCCATGCTGGACATCGGGGTGTACGCCCTGTCCCTCACCCGGCTCTTCCTGTCCTCCCGGCCCGACCGGGTCAAATCCCTGGTGGGCTACGCCCCCAGCGGCGCGGACGAGGTGAGCGGCATCGTGATGATGAACCCCGAGGGCCAGCTGGCCACCGCCACCCTCTCCCTGCACTCCAAGCAGCCCAAGCGGGCAGTGATCTCCTGCGACAGGGCCTATATTGAAATCATGGAATACCCCAGGGCCGACGAGGCAACCATAGTGTGGACGGACAGCGGCGCGCGGGAGACCGTCCGCGCCGGGGACCGGGCCCAGGCCCTGCGCTACGAGCTGGAGGACATGGAGGCGGCCGTGCCGGGCGGCGGGGACGGGATGCACCTGTCCCTCACCCGGGACGTGATGCACCTCATGTCAAGCATACGGCGGGACTGGGGCATGTACTACGAGAACGAGACAACTTTATTATAATGAGAA
It includes:
- the fruK gene encoding tagatose-6-phosphate kinase translates to MIYTLTFNPALDYAVYLDSFGLGETNRTVREELSCGGKGINVSIVLHRLGVESVALGFLAGFTGVILQSWVHEIGVKSDFIQIPDGMSRINVKIKYRGETEINGRGPDIPAAALEALFGKLDALGEGDTLVISGSIPASLPADVYEQILARLDGRGIRFVVDATGALLENVLEYHPFLIKPNHEELGELCGRVLAPSDTGGITACARTLQSKGARNVLVSMAGDGALLLTEHGQILRQGAAKGTVKNSVGAGDSMVAGFLAGYAGSGSYAKALRLGAAAGGATAFSDGLAEAGDVQAVLATL
- the fruABC gene encoding PTS fructose transporter subunit IIC: MNMMRITDLLRAQGVRLNAAPADKTAAVEALVELQAKAGNLTDREGYKADILAREAQGSTAIGSGIAVPHAKSRAVARPGLAAMTVPGGVDYDAPDGQPSKLFFIIAAPQDGGDTHLEILSRLMVMLMDGEFCAKLLAAKDAGEFLALIDAQEAAKYPDEVQAAPAAAQEAKPQGYRILAVTACPTGIAHTYMAAEALEKKGRELGLPLKAETQGSGGAKNILTRAEIAACDGIIVAADKNVDLARFDGKPVLRAAVSDGINKPQALIEKLESGAVPVYRHEGGGVQADEGRESVGRQIYKHLMNGVSHMLPFVIGGGILIALAFLLDDPALGYATFGTNTPAAAWFKNIGGVAFNFMLPILAGYIAMSIADRPGLMVGFVGGALAASGASFLNPAAVDAVPAGFLGALLAGFIGGYLMLFLRKVCDKLPRALEGIKPVLIYPLLGLALIGVIMCAINPFVGMLNSAIYSGLESMGEGSKILLGVVVAGMMAIDMGGPFNKAAYLFGTSTLATADLALGGSPVMAAVMIGGMVPPIAIALACTFFKNRFTPDERKNGYVNYIMGLCFITEGAIPFAAGDPLRVIPSCIVGSAVAGGLSMLFGCASPAPHGGLFVFPVMHNVLMYVVALAVGSAVGMLMLALLKKKRA
- the fruR_1 gene encoding DeoR family transcriptional regulator; the protein is MLTQERYQLILSLLAEKNAVTVAELTQALGASEATVRRDLNALDEMGRLHKVHGGATALGGTFVPGEPDMSTKSALHVAEKQAIGAYAAGLVTDDDFVYLDAGSSTGAIIDRLVPSRATFVTNGIDHARRLTQKGLKAFILGGQFKSTTEAIVGAMALHSLRQYNFTKCFLGANGVDLAAGFTTPDSEEAMLKSEAMNRAYLSFVLCDHSKFRLVSPVTFAPLNKACILTDRLDDEAYRKETVVKVIKEGNAQ
- a CDS encoding alpha/beta hydrolase, giving the protein MATMREFSYPSGDGLHQIWATEWLPEHCAPRAVVQIVHGISEYVGRYAPYAEFLTGHGFAVVGDDHLGHGRTARPGEYGFIAESGGWDILAGDVHELRVLEGERFPDVPYFILGHSMGSFLTRTYLIRWPGSVDGAVLSGTGQEAPVTVAFGKGLAGLLCRTRGPRSVSRLITSLSLGAYNKQFKPNRTGSDWISRDEAQVDAYVADPMCSFVPTVGMFRDMMGGLQFIADPENLRRMDPDTPVYIYSGDKDPVGGSGAGVRKVHGFFQSAGVKDLTLKLYPGGRHEMHNELNRDEVFADTLAWLEGHMARSAASVETAHA
- a CDS encoding oxidoreductase, coding for MAGLNWAVLGTGVIANEMASALRAMGRNLYAVGSRTPEKARAFAEAYGAPKYYSDFHDMFSDPGVDVIYLATPHNTHIGFLEQALSHGKHVLCEKSITLSSAELSRAEALAQAHGAVLAEAMTIYHMPLYKQLVRRAQAGEFGRVNLVQTNFGSCKDYDMSNRFFNKALAGGAMLDIGVYALSLTRLFLSSRPDRVKSLVGYAPSGADEVSGIVMMNPEGQLATATLSLHSKQPKRAVISCDRAYIEIMEYPRADEATIVWTDSGARETVRAGDRAQALRYELEDMEAAVPGGGDGMHLSLTRDVMHLMSSIRRDWGMYYENETTLL